One segment of Theobroma cacao cultivar B97-61/B2 chromosome 9, Criollo_cocoa_genome_V2, whole genome shotgun sequence DNA contains the following:
- the LOC18589710 gene encoding G-type lectin S-receptor-like serine/threonine-protein kinase LECRK3 — MTFSFLIFCFIFLWPISVVAQIAGNVSVGASLLATEYSSQWLSPSGDFAFGFRQVNNNKDLFIVAIWYNKIPEKTIVWYANGDRPVPRGSKLELFLDSGLVLNGPQGEVLWSAQTINTSFVAYGFMNDTGNFVLLNENLLVVWESFKNPTDTMLPTQILQINEVLASHHKETDFSRGRFQFRLREDGNVVLTPIDLLSNNTYDPYYITNTGDTRNSTNSGYQVIFDESGYFYVLSRNNTKFYLTPEEKVPAANSYHRATLNFDGVFTLSYHPKNFTDNQSWTVIKTIRENICRSIYGEIGSGACGYNNVCILKNDGRPMCKCPPNYSLLDPDDEYGSCKPDFILGCQADGLWSQEDLYDMEELPNTDWPTSDYELSEPFTERQCRVSCLQDCMCAVSIFRNGDKCWKKKLPLSNGRVDNLFYGLKAFVKVSRGDQPQLNPRSLIPKKNAQQKSKNKLIILLAVLLTSSVIASSLGFIFIYRNKRTRVDRDTSVETNLRCFAYKELQEATNGFKHELGRGAFGVVYKGTIRQGSFVQVAVKKLNNVAQDGEKEFRTEVNVIGQTHHKNLVRLLGFCEDGPQRLLVYEFLSNGTLASLLFGEFKPSWNQRVQIAFGIARGLLYLHEECSNQIIHCDIKPQNILLDEYYNARISDFGLAKLLFLDQSQTSTAIRGTKGYVAPEWFRNLPITVKVDVYSFGVLLLEIICCRRSVDTDASGSEKIILTYWAFDCYQERTLDALVENDMEALNDTEKLERFVAIAIWCIQEDPSLRPTMKKVTQMLEGVLQVPIPPCPTPFIMTN; from the coding sequence ATGACTTTCTCTTTCCTTATATTTTGCTTCATATTTTTGTGGCCAATTTCTGTTGTAGCTCAAATTGCTGGTAATGTAAGTGTAGGCGCTTCTCTCCTTGCAACTGAATACTCATCTCAATGGTTGTCTCCTTCTGGGGATTTTGCCTTTGGTTTTCGCCAAGTCAACAACAATAAAGATCTCTTCATTGTTGCCATCTGGTATAACAAAATACCAGAAAAAACCATAGTTTGGTATGCCAATGGCGACAGGCCTGTCCCAAGGGGATCAAAACTTGAACTATTTTTGGATAGTGGGCTGGTACTTAATGGCCCACAGGGTGAAGTGTTGTGGAGTGCTCAGACCATAAACACTTCTTTTGTTGCCTACGGTTTTATGAATGATACTGGCAACTTTGTGCTTCTGAATGAGAATTTACTTGTAGTTTGGGAGAGCTTCAAGAATCCAACTGATACAATGTTACCAACTCAGATACTACAGATAAACGAGGTCCTTGCTTCTCATCACAAGGAGACTGATTTCTCAAGAGGAAGGTTCCAATTTCGTTTGCGTGAAGATGGAAACGTTGTGCTCACTCCCATAGATCTGCTATCCAACAACACTTACGATCCATACTATATCACCAATACCGGTGATACaagaaattcaacaaattctGGTTACCAAGTTATCTTTGACGAAAGTGGCTACTTTTATGTATTGAGTAGaaataatacaaaattttatctcACCCCGGAAGAGAAAGTTCCTGCTGCAAACTCTTATCATAGAGCAACTCTCAATTTTGATGGAGTTTTTACCTTGTCTTATCATCCAAAAAATTTTACCGACAACCAAAGTTGGACTGTTATCAAGACAATTCGAGAAAATATTTGCAGGTCAATCTATGGAGAGATCGGAAGCGGGGCTTGTGGATACAACAACGTTTGTATACTCAAAAATGATGGCAGGCCAATGTGTAAATGTCCACCAAACTATTCTTTGCTTGATCCTGATGATGAGTACGGTAGCTGTAAACCAGATTTCATACTAGGCTGTCAAGCAGATGGCCTATGGTCCCAAGAAGATCTATATGATATGGAGGAGCTACCTAATACAGATTGGCCAACTTCTGATTATGAACTGTCAGAGCCTTTTACTGAACGACAGTGCAGAGTATCTTGCTTGCAGGATTGCATGTGTGCTGTTTCCATTTTCAGAAATGGGGATAAATGTTGGAAGAAAAAGCTACCACTGTCAAATGGAAGAGTTGATAACCTCTTTTATGGGTTAAAGGCTTTTGTCAAGGTTTCGAGAGGTGATCAACCTCAACTTAATCCTCGTTCTTTGATACCAAAAAAGAATGCCcaacaaaagagtaaaaacaaattgataattttgttGGCTGTGCTTCTGACAAGCTCAGTCATTGCTAGTTCATTGGGTTTCATATTCATTTACCGCAATAAACGCACAAGAGTTGATCGGGATACTAGTGTGGAGACAAACTTGCGTTGTTTCGCCTACAAGGAGCTCCAAGAAGCTACAAATGGATTCAAGCATGAGCTGGGAAGGGGAGCTTTCGGTGTAGTCTACAAAGGAACAATAAGACAGGGGTCCTTTGTTCAGGTTGCAGTGAAGAAGTTAAATAATGTCGCACAAGATGGTGAGAAAGAATTTAGAACTGAAGTAAATGTTATTGGCCAAACCCATCACAAGAATCTTGTTCGACTACTTGGATTTTGTGAAGATGGGCCCCAAAGATTGTTGGTATATGAGTTCTTAAGCAATGGCACCTTAGCAAGCTTGCTCTTCGGTGAGTTTAAACCCAGTTGGAATCAAAGAGTCCAAATCGCTTTTGGCATAGCAAGAGGACTTTTGTACTTACACGAAGAGTGTAGTAATCAAATTATCCATTGTGATATAAAGCCTCAAAACATACTTTTAGATGAGTACTATAATGCTCGCATTTCAGACTTTGGCTTGGCTAAGCTTCTGTTCCTGGACCAGAGTCAAACCAGTACGGCCATTAGAGGAACAAAAGGATATGTTGCACCCGAATGGTTTAGGAACTTGCCCATCACAGTAAAAGTGGATGTCTACAGCTTTGGTGTCTTGCTACTGGAGATCATTTGTTGTCGAAGAAGTGTAGACACAGATGCATCAGGATcagagaaaattattttaacttaTTGGGCTTTTGACTGCTACCAAGAAAGAACGTTAGATGCCCTTGTTGAAAATGACATGGAAGCTTTAAATGACACAGAGAAGCTGGAGAGGTTTGTGGCGATTGCCATTTGGTGCATACAAGAAGATCCTTCTTTGCGTCCCACCATGAAGAAGGTGACTCAAATGCTTGAAGGGGTTCTTCAAGTTCCTATTCCACCATGTCCAACTCCATTTATCATGACCAACTAA